In Aristaeella hokkaidonensis, the following are encoded in one genomic region:
- a CDS encoding ABC transporter permease has translation MSDGELFSHVDHSALESEKITAPRYSYWRSVFRVFFRKRINVVILTLFAIILAFTYIYPAINHYDPYANILEGWTKHLTPSVAMEALGHNIHYILGTGASGQSTFDAVWYGSRISVSMAFLCAAINLTLGVVIGAIWGFSKKVDMVMTEVYNIIGNVPYLLFIAVLVLIFSAGFWTMVFALTITGWLGIAYFIRTQVIIIRDREYNLASRCLGTPITRIAMKNILPFMTSVIVTLAATEIPSYISYEVFLSYIGMGMSDMSLGRLIYSAENAMLTPGWQFEFWSPVVVASIITIVLYVVGQNLGDASDPRTHM, from the coding sequence ATGTCTGACGGAGAATTGTTCTCCCACGTGGATCATTCCGCTCTGGAATCGGAAAAAATCACCGCTCCGCGCTATTCTTACTGGAGGAGTGTGTTCCGGGTGTTTTTCCGGAAAAGGATCAATGTTGTGATCCTGACGTTGTTTGCCATCATCCTGGCGTTCACTTACATTTATCCTGCAATCAATCATTATGATCCATACGCCAACATACTGGAAGGATGGACAAAACACCTGACGCCTTCTGTAGCTATGGAGGCACTGGGACATAACATTCACTATATTCTTGGTACCGGAGCTTCCGGCCAATCCACTTTTGACGCGGTATGGTACGGCAGCCGGATTTCTGTTTCCATGGCTTTCCTTTGCGCGGCAATCAACCTGACACTTGGTGTTGTGATTGGCGCCATCTGGGGATTCTCCAAGAAAGTGGATATGGTTATGACCGAGGTGTATAACATCATCGGCAATGTCCCGTATCTGCTGTTCATCGCCGTATTGGTGCTGATCTTTTCCGCCGGTTTCTGGACCATGGTTTTTGCGCTGACAATTACAGGATGGCTGGGCATTGCCTATTTCATCCGGACCCAGGTGATTATCATCCGGGATCGAGAGTATAACCTGGCGTCCCGCTGCCTGGGCACCCCGATTACCCGGATTGCCATGAAGAACATCCTGCCCTTTATGACTTCCGTGATCGTGACGCTTGCAGCCACAGAAATTCCTTCCTATATTTCCTACGAAGTGTTCCTGTCCTACATTGGTATGGGTATGTCGGATATGTCCCTGGGCAGACTGATCTACTCCGCGGAAAATGCGATGCTGACCCCCGGATGGCAGTTTGAATTCTGGTCTCCGGTTGTTGTTGCGTCCATTATTACCATTGTGTTGTATGTGGTGGGTCAGAACCTGGGCGATGCTTCCGATCCCCGGACTCATATGTGA
- a CDS encoding ABC transporter ATP-binding protein, with product MSYIFVDHLCKSFVVRKKREKGSLLREKETVHALQDVSFEIEKGELVGYIGPNGAGKSTTVKILSGILVPESGTVTVGGRVPWENRKEHVSHIGVVFGQRTQLWWDVPLLDSYSLLKDIYRVPEASYKKRLDELTEALQLGDLLRTPLRLLSLGQRMRAELCGSLLHSPELLYLDEPTIGLDAVSKLALRDFLRWENAEKGTTILLTTHDMEDIVALCSRVMVLGHGSKLYDGGLQELLTQYDTTKTVQVEEHQNIDQVIASMYKNLGL from the coding sequence ATGAGCTATATTTTTGTCGACCATCTTTGCAAGTCTTTTGTCGTGCGCAAAAAACGGGAGAAGGGTTCTTTGCTTCGCGAAAAAGAGACCGTACACGCGCTGCAGGACGTTTCTTTTGAAATCGAAAAAGGAGAGCTGGTAGGCTATATCGGGCCGAACGGCGCCGGCAAATCCACAACGGTCAAGATCCTCTCCGGGATTCTTGTGCCGGAGAGCGGAACGGTGACTGTGGGCGGAAGAGTGCCCTGGGAGAACCGGAAGGAGCATGTGAGCCATATCGGCGTGGTGTTCGGCCAGCGGACACAATTGTGGTGGGACGTGCCGCTGCTGGACAGCTACTCCCTGCTGAAAGACATTTACCGGGTTCCGGAAGCCAGCTATAAGAAACGGCTGGACGAACTGACGGAAGCACTGCAGCTGGGAGATCTTTTACGGACACCGCTGCGGCTGCTGAGTCTGGGCCAACGGATGCGGGCGGAACTGTGCGGCAGTCTTCTGCACAGCCCGGAACTGCTGTACCTGGATGAGCCGACCATCGGCCTGGACGCGGTGAGTAAACTGGCCCTGCGGGACTTCCTGCGGTGGGAGAACGCGGAAAAGGGAACCACCATCCTGCTGACGACACACGACATGGAAGATATCGTGGCCTTGTGCTCCCGGGTAATGGTACTGGGACACGGCAGCAAACTGTATGACGGCGGGCTGCAGGAACTGCTGACACAGTATGACACGACCAAGACAGTGCAGGTGGAAGAACACCAGAATATTGATCAGGTCATTGCTTCTATGTATAAGAACCTGGGATTATAA
- a CDS encoding phosphatidate cytidylyltransferase encodes MKQRFITGLLLSAFLAINLWLPNWCMALATLVCICFAIWEEYHALATAGHHVVSWPTWIIVGVSLPLTWLFGVKVIVPLLAAGLFMMITVILFRKGQEPELTDLSMSALPLLTVALPGLSLVALSLIPDQKAVEVVLLCLTFAVPLLGDVFALFVGSAIGGPKFCPAVSPKKTIAGSIGGMAGSVIAAMAVYGLSVAFCDAPTLAKLPVWWHYLILGFLGGIAGQIGDLFASLVKRHSGIKDFSNLFPGHGGMLDRLDSVLFMAVLMYCYLMFK; translated from the coding sequence ATGAAACAAAGATTTATTACGGGTTTGCTGCTGAGTGCTTTCCTGGCGATTAATCTGTGGCTGCCGAACTGGTGCATGGCGCTGGCGACGCTTGTTTGTATCTGCTTTGCGATCTGGGAAGAATACCACGCGCTGGCAACCGCGGGACATCATGTGGTTTCCTGGCCGACCTGGATCATCGTGGGCGTATCGCTGCCGCTGACCTGGCTGTTCGGCGTAAAGGTGATTGTGCCGCTGCTGGCTGCGGGCCTGTTTATGATGATTACCGTGATCCTGTTCCGGAAGGGACAGGAGCCTGAACTGACAGACCTGAGCATGAGTGCGCTGCCGCTGCTGACGGTGGCGCTGCCTGGACTGAGTCTGGTGGCCCTGAGCCTGATCCCGGACCAGAAGGCAGTGGAAGTTGTGCTGCTGTGCCTGACCTTTGCGGTGCCTCTGCTCGGAGATGTGTTTGCCCTGTTTGTGGGCAGCGCGATCGGCGGGCCGAAGTTCTGCCCGGCTGTCAGCCCGAAGAAGACGATCGCCGGAAGCATCGGCGGCATGGCGGGCAGCGTGATTGCCGCGATGGCGGTGTATGGACTGAGCGTAGCGTTCTGCGACGCGCCGACCCTGGCCAAGCTGCCTGTCTGGTGGCATTACCTGATTTTGGGTTTCCTGGGCGGCATTGCCGGCCAGATCGGCGACCTGTTTGCCAGCCTGGTGAAGCGTCACAGCGGAATCAAGGATTTCTCCAACCTGTTCCCGGGACACGGCGGTATGCTGGATCGGCTGGACAGCGTGCTGTTTATGGCAGTACTTATGTACTGTTATCTGATGTTTAAATAA
- the frr gene encoding ribosome recycling factor: MLQDVINTAKEKMKKSCEVYERDMMSLRAGRANPQLLDRILVDYYGTPTPINQIGNISSPEPRLLVIAPWEAKMIPQVEKAIQKSDLGLNPSNDGKLIRLVFPELNEERRKDLTKVASKGAEDTKVAIRSIRRDAIEQIKKLKKNSEITEDDQRDAEEDMQKLTDKAVKEVDEIFAKKEKEIMEV; encoded by the coding sequence ATGCTTCAGGACGTTATCAATACAGCAAAAGAGAAAATGAAGAAATCCTGCGAGGTGTACGAGCGGGATATGATGAGTCTGCGCGCCGGCCGTGCAAATCCGCAGCTGCTGGACCGGATTCTGGTGGACTACTACGGAACGCCCACCCCCATTAATCAGATCGGCAATATCTCCTCTCCGGAACCCCGGCTGCTGGTGATTGCTCCCTGGGAAGCCAAGATGATTCCCCAGGTTGAGAAAGCCATCCAGAAGAGCGACCTGGGACTGAATCCGTCCAACGACGGCAAGCTGATCCGCCTGGTCTTCCCGGAACTGAACGAGGAACGCCGTAAGGATCTGACAAAGGTCGCTTCCAAGGGTGCGGAAGACACCAAGGTGGCCATCCGCTCCATCCGCCGCGACGCAATTGAACAGATCAAGAAGCTGAAGAAGAACAGCGAGATCACCGAGGATGATCAGCGGGACGCCGAAGAAGATATGCAGAAGCTGACGGACAAGGCGGTCAAGGAAGTCGACGAGATCTTCGCCAAGAAAGAAAAGGAAATCATGGAAGTCTGA
- a CDS encoding ABC transporter permease: MTKYLLRRILHGLVSVVIVVAIVMLLIYSCLDRQLVFAMDSVYNQLGNNQKVVYQYRKWEDFGYIDYVPYAEWLQGLTSAGELKPEEATALSAIGTKAANDTEQVAEYVARFTAEYEAKGYKVMRLDAKMAKKKKVATGGQAQLFAFKDKPLLGRLWNYFTGIVSVDNIHYVQEDVGERGLTFTLHDPLYGGDKFAPAIIGNGTKYKYLLYTDNKFPFIHQNLVSLNLGKSYTVNAGVDITTSMSAPQGSYVATEITYPTGLKEKSADDLHTASYLYGSREASLVNKDRFTDDYTNVSTVKGGLSKLGYSFVIGIISVILAYLLGVPLGITMALRKDKLVDKIGTLYIIFIIAVPSLAYIFLFKAIGYSIGLPTTFNMDSNDWVMYVLPIVSLALPSAAGLMKWLRRYMIDQMNADYVKFARSGGLSEREIFTRHILKNSIIPLVHGIPGTILGAMIGAIITERVYVVPGAGNLLTKAINMYDNGAIVGVTLFYAILSITSIILGDVLMSMVDPRISFTSKAR; encoded by the coding sequence ATGACTAAATACCTGCTCCGCAGAATTCTGCATGGCCTGGTCTCGGTGGTTATCGTCGTGGCCATAGTTATGCTGCTGATTTATTCCTGCCTGGACCGGCAGCTTGTGTTTGCCATGGACTCGGTGTATAACCAGCTGGGCAACAACCAGAAGGTCGTTTATCAGTACCGGAAGTGGGAAGACTTCGGGTATATTGATTATGTGCCTTACGCTGAGTGGTTACAGGGACTGACAAGCGCAGGAGAGCTGAAGCCGGAAGAGGCAACCGCGCTGTCGGCGATCGGAACGAAGGCAGCCAACGATACGGAACAGGTGGCTGAGTATGTTGCCCGGTTTACGGCTGAATACGAAGCCAAGGGCTATAAGGTTATGCGTCTGGACGCCAAGATGGCCAAGAAAAAGAAGGTGGCTACAGGCGGACAGGCACAGCTTTTCGCATTCAAGGATAAGCCGCTGCTGGGACGCTTGTGGAATTATTTCACGGGTATTGTCAGCGTGGACAATATCCATTATGTGCAGGAGGATGTGGGCGAAAGAGGCCTGACATTCACCCTGCATGATCCCCTGTACGGCGGAGACAAGTTTGCTCCCGCAATCATCGGCAACGGTACAAAATACAAATACCTGCTGTATACAGATAATAAATTCCCGTTTATTCACCAGAACCTGGTGAGCCTGAATCTCGGCAAGAGCTATACGGTTAACGCAGGTGTGGATATTACCACCAGCATGTCCGCACCGCAGGGATCTTATGTTGCCACTGAAATCACCTATCCTACGGGACTGAAGGAAAAGAGTGCTGACGATCTTCACACCGCCTCCTATCTGTATGGATCAAGGGAAGCCAGCCTGGTCAACAAGGATCGTTTTACGGATGATTATACCAATGTGAGTACGGTCAAGGGAGGCCTGAGCAAGCTGGGGTACTCCTTCGTGATCGGTATTATTTCCGTGATCCTGGCGTATCTGCTGGGTGTGCCGCTGGGCATCACCATGGCACTGCGCAAGGATAAGCTGGTCGACAAGATTGGCACACTCTATATCATCTTTATCATTGCGGTACCTTCCCTGGCTTATATTTTCCTGTTCAAGGCGATCGGCTACAGCATAGGGCTGCCCACCACCTTCAATATGGATTCGAATGACTGGGTGATGTATGTACTGCCGATTGTTTCACTGGCGCTTCCGTCCGCAGCAGGCCTGATGAAGTGGCTGCGCCGGTACATGATCGACCAGATGAACGCTGACTATGTCAAATTCGCCCGTTCAGGCGGGCTTTCCGAGCGGGAAATTTTCACCCGCCATATCCTGAAGAATTCCATTATTCCGCTGGTACACGGCATTCCCGGCACAATCCTGGGTGCAATGATTGGCGCCATTATCACTGAGCGGGTATACGTGGTTCCCGGCGCCGGCAACCTGCTGACAAAAGCTATCAACATGTACGATAACGGCGCAATCGTGGGTGTGACGCTGTTCTACGCGATTCTGTCCATTACTTCCATCATCCTGGGCGACGTGCTGATGTCCATGGTGGATCCCAGAATCTCCTTTACATCGAAAGCGAGGTGA
- a CDS encoding ABC transporter ATP-binding protein, with protein MREGKNLDDEEVRNAVFDPVTFRVRYLDETENRLHGTCVLNLAKVKDATDWTKIRGTRIATVFQDPMTSLNPIITIGKQIMSIIIKHQKCSEVEARRRALELMYKVGIPNPEKRFDDYPFQYSGGMRQRIVIAIALSCQPKVLICDEPTTALDVTIQAQILKLLKDLQKEFNYTIVFITHDLGVVANIADRVAVMYAGQIVEYGEVEEVFYDPRHPYTWALLSSLPQLAERNTELFSITGTPPSLYNKIVGDPFAPRNNYCMKIDTLKEPPMFQVSETHYAKTWLLDPRAPKVEKPKIIENIHEKLVEAYHL; from the coding sequence ATGCGGGAAGGTAAAAACCTGGATGACGAGGAAGTGCGCAATGCTGTTTTTGATCCGGTGACTTTCCGTGTTCGTTACCTGGACGAAACAGAGAACCGTCTGCACGGAACCTGTGTGCTGAACCTGGCGAAAGTCAAGGATGCAACGGACTGGACGAAAATCCGCGGAACACGGATTGCTACCGTATTCCAGGATCCTATGACCAGCCTGAATCCGATCATTACTATCGGCAAACAGATTATGTCCATTATCATCAAGCACCAGAAGTGTTCTGAGGTGGAAGCACGCCGCCGCGCACTGGAGCTGATGTACAAAGTGGGTATTCCGAACCCTGAAAAGCGTTTTGATGATTATCCCTTCCAGTATTCCGGCGGTATGCGTCAGCGCATTGTTATCGCCATTGCCCTGAGCTGCCAGCCCAAGGTTCTGATCTGCGATGAACCGACCACTGCACTGGATGTGACGATCCAGGCCCAGATCCTGAAGCTGCTGAAAGACCTGCAGAAGGAATTCAACTATACGATTGTATTCATTACCCATGACCTTGGTGTGGTTGCCAATATCGCGGACCGGGTTGCGGTTATGTATGCGGGACAGATCGTGGAATACGGAGAAGTGGAAGAGGTCTTCTACGATCCGCGCCATCCCTATACCTGGGCGCTGCTGTCCTCCCTGCCTCAGCTGGCGGAGCGGAACACGGAACTGTTCTCCATTACCGGTACACCGCCGTCCCTGTATAACAAGATTGTCGGTGATCCGTTTGCTCCCCGCAACAACTATTGCATGAAGATTGATACACTGAAGGAGCCGCCGATGTTCCAGGTGAGCGAGACCCATTACGCCAAGACCTGGCTGCTGGATCCCCGGGCACCGAAAGTGGAAAAACCAAAGATTATTGAGAATATCCACGAAAAACTGGTGGAAGCGTATCATCTTTGA
- a CDS encoding isoprenyl transferase, with amino-acid sequence MKLKTALSLALKKPPRTSDEFEKLPKHVAIIMDGNGRWAKKHKLNVSRGHRQGTETLREIIRHTDDLGIGALSLYAFSTENWNRSEEEVAALMQLILDFFASEIDELDAKNVRILILGDKSRLPEKQRETLIEAENRTRKNTGLRLNIAVNYGGRAELVMAAKEIATLVRNGDIRAEEITEQTISDHLYTRGQPDVDLLIRTSGEQRLSNFLLYQNAYAEFVFPTVLWPDFTVHDYDQALDAFAHRNRRFGGRV; translated from the coding sequence ATGAAGCTGAAGACTGCATTGTCCCTGGCACTGAAGAAGCCGCCGAGGACATCGGATGAATTTGAAAAGCTGCCGAAGCACGTGGCCATTATCATGGACGGAAACGGCCGCTGGGCCAAGAAGCATAAGCTGAACGTGTCCCGGGGCCATCGGCAGGGTACGGAAACCCTGCGGGAGATTATCCGCCATACGGATGATCTGGGAATCGGAGCACTGAGTCTGTATGCTTTTTCCACGGAAAACTGGAACCGCTCCGAAGAGGAAGTGGCTGCACTGATGCAGCTGATCCTGGACTTCTTTGCCTCCGAGATTGATGAGCTGGACGCGAAAAATGTCCGGATCCTGATTCTGGGCGACAAGAGCCGGCTGCCGGAAAAACAGCGTGAAACGCTGATTGAGGCGGAAAATCGGACCCGGAAAAACACGGGACTCCGGCTGAATATCGCGGTGAATTACGGCGGCCGGGCTGAACTGGTGATGGCGGCGAAGGAGATTGCCACACTGGTACGGAACGGTGACATCCGGGCAGAAGAGATTACGGAGCAGACGATTTCTGATCATCTGTACACCCGGGGACAGCCGGACGTGGATCTGCTGATCCGGACCAGCGGAGAACAGCGGCTGAGCAACTTCCTGCTGTACCAGAACGCATATGCGGAGTTTGTTTTCCCGACAGTGCTGTGGCCGGACTTTACCGTGCATGACTATGACCAGGCGCTGGACGCGTTTGCGCACCGGAACAGAAGGTTTGGAGGAAGAGTATAA
- a CDS encoding ATP-binding cassette domain-containing protein: MTQKLINRASELPARGPLNEEGREILLSLKNVDITFGKGDNAVKAVKNASFDIYKGETFSLVGESGSGKTTIGRAVIRVNPCAAGEIDYKGVRISGKISKALDREVIRNIQMVFQDPAACLNERATVDYIISEGLYNFHLFENEADRVKKVETMIEEVGLLPEHLTRYPHEFSGGQRQRIGLARAMIMEPELVIADEPISALDVSIRAQVLNLMKKFQKEREITYLFIAHDLSIVRFISDRIAVIYKGDIVEIADTEELFDYPLHPYTRSLISAIPIPDPKLEKHKALFTYDPSVHDYSTDKPQMTDIGHNHFVYGNSKEIEEYKAQREAGVPLKSITILDEGEEAPSSVNDNAVVDEDFLQTPIHDTGSIWLAVLCFFLAPLGIIATLMFKKRRHFRNYKMCRTGTIAGFCVLGAIILLFLIFLLMSVL; encoded by the coding sequence ATGACACAGAAATTGATCAACAGAGCAAGTGAACTGCCGGCACGCGGCCCGCTGAATGAAGAGGGAAGGGAAATCCTTCTTTCCCTGAAGAACGTGGATATCACCTTCGGTAAAGGTGATAACGCGGTGAAGGCGGTAAAGAATGCCTCCTTTGATATTTACAAGGGAGAGACTTTCTCGCTGGTGGGCGAATCCGGTTCCGGCAAGACCACAATCGGCCGTGCCGTGATCCGCGTTAACCCCTGCGCGGCCGGTGAGATTGATTATAAGGGCGTCCGGATTTCCGGCAAGATTTCCAAGGCACTGGACCGGGAGGTCATCCGGAATATCCAGATGGTCTTCCAGGATCCCGCAGCGTGCCTGAACGAACGGGCTACGGTGGACTATATCATTTCCGAAGGCCTGTACAACTTCCATTTGTTCGAAAATGAAGCTGACCGGGTGAAAAAGGTCGAAACCATGATTGAGGAAGTCGGCCTGCTTCCGGAACACCTGACCCGGTACCCGCATGAGTTCTCCGGCGGACAGCGCCAGCGTATCGGCCTGGCCCGTGCCATGATCATGGAACCGGAACTGGTTATCGCAGACGAGCCGATTTCCGCCCTGGACGTTTCGATCCGTGCACAGGTGCTGAACCTGATGAAGAAATTCCAGAAAGAGCGGGAAATAACTTACCTGTTCATTGCGCATGACCTGTCTATTGTCCGCTTTATCTCTGACCGGATCGCTGTTATCTACAAGGGAGACATTGTGGAAATCGCGGATACAGAGGAGCTGTTTGACTACCCCCTGCATCCGTACACCCGGTCCCTGATTTCCGCCATTCCGATTCCGGATCCGAAGCTGGAAAAGCACAAGGCTCTGTTCACCTACGATCCTTCCGTGCATGATTACAGCACGGACAAACCGCAGATGACGGATATCGGCCATAACCATTTTGTATACGGCAACAGCAAGGAAATTGAAGAATACAAGGCACAGCGCGAAGCAGGCGTACCGCTGAAGTCCATCACGATCCTGGACGAAGGAGAAGAAGCACCGTCTTCTGTGAATGATAATGCCGTAGTGGACGAAGACTTCCTGCAGACGCCGATCCATGATACGGGAAGCATCTGGCTGGCTGTACTCTGCTTCTTCCTGGCACCGCTGGGAATTATCGCGACACTGATGTTCAAGAAGCGGCGCCATTTCCGCAACTATAAGATGTGCAGAACAGGCACGATAGCAGGATTCTGTGTGCTGGGAGCGATTATACTACTGTTCCTGATTTTCCTGCTGATGTCAGTTCTGTAA
- a CDS encoding ABC transporter permease: MNTLRLYCRSMAMLIKSQLQYPLSFLMQTLAQLVMEGGELLAVILLIDRFDRVNQWGPGDLYFFFGLMSVSFYLTEIFGRGLTGNFPSMVRNGQLDTLMLRPRGILTQVLCSGADPRRIACIAVGTVSLIMGSRISAIAWSPLKVLMMAESIFFSFWLILGLFMVEAILTIHSVKSIELANTLTYGGRSACEYPSDIYPRPLRILFTVVAPFALVMHVPASIILDKPLFGWPVWTGFVTPLAGLVLFFIMYMLFRKALKFYRSTGS; encoded by the coding sequence ATGAATACCCTTCGTTTGTACTGCCGGTCCATGGCGATGCTTATCAAAAGCCAGCTGCAGTATCCGCTTTCCTTCCTGATGCAGACCCTGGCACAGCTGGTGATGGAAGGCGGCGAGCTGCTGGCGGTGATCCTGCTGATTGACCGGTTTGACCGGGTGAACCAGTGGGGCCCCGGAGACCTGTATTTCTTTTTCGGCCTGATGTCGGTTTCCTTTTACCTGACGGAGATCTTCGGACGGGGGCTGACGGGCAATTTCCCCTCCATGGTACGGAACGGGCAGCTGGACACACTGATGCTTCGGCCCAGGGGAATCCTGACCCAGGTGTTGTGCAGCGGGGCGGATCCCCGGCGGATTGCCTGCATTGCGGTGGGTACCGTGAGCCTGATCATGGGCAGCAGGATTTCCGCGATTGCCTGGTCGCCGTTGAAAGTGCTGATGATGGCGGAATCCATCTTCTTCAGCTTCTGGCTGATCCTGGGACTGTTCATGGTGGAGGCGATCCTGACGATCCACAGCGTGAAGTCCATTGAGCTGGCCAATACGCTGACTTACGGCGGACGCAGCGCCTGCGAGTATCCCAGCGATATCTATCCCCGGCCGCTGCGGATCCTGTTTACGGTGGTGGCGCCCTTTGCGCTGGTGATGCATGTGCCGGCTTCCATTATCCTGGACAAGCCGCTGTTTGGCTGGCCGGTATGGACCGGGTTTGTGACGCCCCTGGCAGGGCTGGTGCTGTTTTTTATCATGTACATGCTGTTCCGGAAAGCACTGAAGTTTTACCGGTCTACAGGAAGCTAA
- a CDS encoding ABC transporter permease yields METQYRGAVLGGLICQTFFGLVLVAIYRAMYAGKPQDMPLSNITTYVWLQQAFFRMLLSTDTDLLDRIRTGAIAYDLCRPLHLYGYYYSRVLAMKMTGSILRALPMLVIAALLPAGWGLALPASVPALLAALAALILGMFCICALENVTMGLTMRTLDPRGVQALLNLLLMTFSGNILPLTLFPDSWQRAITLLPYAQMLDAPIRLYTGEYALGQAPAVMIIQLCWTVLLVAGGCLLWRANQKKMIVQGG; encoded by the coding sequence ATGGAGACACAGTACCGGGGAGCGGTGCTGGGCGGACTGATCTGCCAGACGTTTTTCGGACTGGTGCTGGTAGCGATCTACCGGGCGATGTATGCGGGGAAGCCGCAGGACATGCCGCTGAGCAATATCACCACCTATGTATGGCTGCAGCAGGCATTCTTCCGGATGCTGCTGAGCACGGACACAGACCTGCTGGACCGGATTCGGACAGGAGCAATCGCCTATGACCTGTGCCGGCCGCTGCACCTGTACGGTTATTACTATTCCCGGGTGCTGGCAATGAAGATGACCGGGAGCATCCTGCGGGCGCTGCCGATGCTGGTGATCGCGGCGCTGCTGCCGGCGGGATGGGGACTTGCCCTGCCGGCTTCCGTACCGGCGCTGCTGGCTGCGCTGGCAGCCCTGATCCTGGGCATGTTCTGTATCTGCGCGCTGGAAAATGTCACGATGGGACTGACCATGCGCACGCTGGATCCCCGGGGCGTGCAGGCCCTGCTGAACCTGTTGCTGATGACGTTCAGCGGTAATATCCTGCCGCTGACGCTGTTTCCGGACAGCTGGCAGCGGGCAATCACCCTGCTGCCCTATGCCCAGATGCTGGACGCGCCGATCCGGCTGTATACCGGAGAGTATGCGCTGGGACAGGCACCGGCTGTGATGATAATCCAGCTCTGCTGGACGGTGCTGCTGGTGGCGGGCGGATGCCTGCTGTGGCGCGCGAATCAGAAGAAAATGATTGTGCAGGGAGGCTGA
- a CDS encoding 1-deoxy-D-xylulose-5-phosphate reductoisomerase, with translation MIKKIAILGSTGSIGTQALDLCRRHPDRYRVVALTARGSKEKLFEQVREFRPEIAGLTDSFDPAEIPEDLKFCHFLSGKEALHAAAAETDAEMVLVSIVGIAGLQGVMDALKAGKQVLLANKEALVTGGHLVTELARKAGKPLLPVDSEHSAIFQCLQADGTNKAEKILLTASGGPFRTWDKERIEKATKAEALKHPNWNMGAKITVDSASMFNKGLEIMEARWLFDMPEDRIEVVVHPQSIVHSAVVFKDGAVLAQLGEPDMRVPIGYAMAYPERIETGVPAPDLFKLGSLTFEKPDEEKFPALRLARECLRAGGAACTVFNGANEEAVAAFLREEIPFGQIAVRVEKALEKLAGLRANCIEDIYHADQLARAVSNSEFRIQNSEL, from the coding sequence ATGATTAAGAAGATTGCGATACTAGGATCGACGGGGTCGATCGGAACGCAGGCGCTGGATCTGTGCAGACGGCATCCGGACCGGTACCGTGTGGTGGCGCTGACTGCCCGGGGAAGCAAGGAAAAGCTGTTTGAACAGGTGCGGGAATTCCGGCCGGAAATCGCGGGCCTGACAGATAGCTTTGATCCGGCGGAAATTCCGGAAGACCTGAAGTTCTGCCATTTCCTTTCAGGGAAAGAAGCACTGCATGCCGCGGCTGCGGAAACAGACGCGGAAATGGTGCTGGTCAGCATTGTAGGTATTGCCGGACTGCAGGGCGTCATGGATGCGCTGAAGGCCGGGAAACAGGTGCTGCTGGCCAACAAGGAAGCTCTGGTAACCGGCGGCCATCTGGTAACGGAACTGGCCCGGAAAGCCGGGAAACCCCTGCTGCCGGTGGACAGTGAACACAGCGCGATTTTCCAGTGCCTGCAGGCAGACGGAACCAACAAAGCAGAGAAAATCCTGCTGACAGCTTCCGGCGGCCCTTTCCGTACCTGGGACAAGGAAAGAATTGAAAAGGCTACAAAGGCGGAAGCGCTGAAGCATCCCAACTGGAACATGGGCGCGAAGATTACCGTGGACAGCGCCAGCATGTTCAACAAGGGACTGGAAATCATGGAAGCCCGGTGGCTGTTTGATATGCCGGAGGACCGGATTGAAGTGGTGGTCCATCCCCAGAGTATTGTGCACAGCGCGGTGGTCTTTAAAGACGGCGCGGTACTGGCACAGCTGGGTGAACCGGATATGCGGGTGCCGATCGGTTACGCGATGGCCTATCCGGAACGTATTGAAACCGGCGTGCCTGCGCCCGACCTGTTCAAGCTGGGAAGCCTGACCTTTGAAAAACCGGATGAAGAGAAGTTCCCGGCACTGCGGCTGGCACGGGAGTGCCTGCGGGCCGGCGGAGCTGCATGCACCGTATTCAACGGAGCAAATGAAGAGGCCGTGGCCGCTTTCCTGCGGGAAGAGATTCCTTTCGGACAGATCGCGGTGCGCGTGGAAAAAGCATTGGAGAAGCTGGCAGGCTTGCGGGCAAACTGCATAGAGGACATCTATCATGCTGATCAGCTCGCAAGAGCTGTATCCAATTCAGAATTCAGAATTCAGAATTCAGAATTATAA